Proteins from a genomic interval of Polaribacter sejongensis:
- a CDS encoding DUF2339 domain-containing protein, translated as MEIVLLLFIVIYLLITNKKISSKLKDLQTSVFQLDDKLQHLQQKSTFKQEEKEEVIKTKSEPVSKKEPEPLEKTIVIAKEEPIIFVSEIPEVVKPILNTDAKIAPIVVDKKLNTKEEKKKEKAIPKKSWIAAFKEKNPDLEKFIGENLINKIGVLILVLGISFFVKFAIDKDWINEPARVGIGVLCGSLIMMIAHKLKKNYASFSSVLVAGAISVFYLTIYIAFHEYQLFSQTVAFCIMAVITAFSALVSVSYNRQELAILSLIGGFAAPFMLSTGEGNYVVLFSYIGILNLGILAISYFKKWKIATIVDFAFTIILFGSWCLLNINKDNFEHNGALTFATIFYFIFSLTIVLNNLKNKGVFSKIEYFILIANTFIFFGIGMLILKDLESNFTGLFTLLLAVYNVAYATILYKKFGLDKNAIYILIGLALTFVTLTIPIQFNGNQITLFWAAEVVLLFWLSKKSKIESFKFGAIIVQVLSIISLLLDWELYAYSEELSVVFNPLFIAGFVVSVSLFLTYWLLKKEGNMVTKYFTLKINVYKKIVFIAFVLVAYFTGALEIDYQAHQFLENTASALSFPVAYHFVFVALLLFFTEKLKQKNIEKAILLISCISIFVYIGNFYKLPTDEVAENLALSIHSNYAFYLHYIILACLIYFGVQLFKKTTTLFNIKPKQSKWLPWVFVFAIVYTLSNEVMVHGVHFSDNSSIITELNAQTNDYSKYDIIDNKIDAVQDQIIKIGYPILWGIFSFIFLIIGIKKQWKNLRIIALSLLGITIIKLFAYDIKNASETGKIVAFILLGVLILIISFVYQKIKKLVNDKTQEDEEI; from the coding sequence CTAAATTGAAAGATTTACAAACTTCTGTTTTTCAATTAGATGATAAATTACAACACCTACAGCAAAAATCTACTTTTAAACAAGAAGAGAAGGAAGAGGTTATAAAAACTAAAAGTGAACCTGTTTCTAAAAAAGAACCGGAACCTTTAGAAAAAACAATAGTTATAGCAAAAGAGGAACCTATTATTTTTGTTTCTGAAATACCAGAAGTAGTAAAACCTATTTTAAATACTGATGCTAAAATTGCGCCAATAGTTGTTGATAAAAAATTAAATACAAAAGAAGAGAAAAAGAAAGAAAAAGCGATTCCTAAAAAATCTTGGATAGCCGCTTTTAAAGAAAAAAACCCAGATTTAGAGAAGTTTATTGGAGAAAACTTAATTAACAAAATAGGAGTTTTAATTCTTGTTTTAGGAATTAGTTTCTTTGTAAAGTTTGCTATTGATAAAGATTGGATTAACGAACCTGCAAGAGTAGGAATTGGTGTTTTATGTGGATCTTTAATTATGATGATTGCACATAAATTAAAGAAAAATTATGCTTCCTTTAGTTCTGTTTTAGTAGCCGGAGCAATTAGTGTTTTTTATCTTACTATTTATATTGCTTTCCATGAATACCAATTATTTAGTCAGACCGTTGCTTTTTGTATTATGGCAGTAATTACGGCTTTTAGTGCCTTAGTTTCCGTTTCTTATAACAGACAAGAATTAGCAATCTTATCTTTAATTGGTGGTTTTGCAGCTCCTTTTATGCTAAGTACTGGAGAAGGAAATTATGTGGTGTTATTTAGTTATATCGGTATTTTAAATTTAGGTATTCTTGCTATTTCTTATTTTAAAAAGTGGAAAATAGCAACCATTGTAGATTTTGCTTTTACTATTATTTTATTTGGTAGTTGGTGTTTATTAAATATCAATAAAGATAATTTTGAACATAATGGCGCTTTAACTTTTGCTACCATTTTTTACTTTATTTTTAGTCTTACTATTGTTTTAAATAACTTAAAAAATAAAGGTGTATTTTCTAAAATTGAATATTTTATTTTAATAGCAAATACATTTATTTTCTTCGGAATTGGAATGTTAATTCTTAAAGATTTAGAGTCTAACTTCACAGGATTATTTACGTTATTATTGGCAGTTTACAATGTAGCTTATGCAACTATTTTGTATAAGAAATTCGGTTTAGACAAAAACGCCATTTATATTCTAATTGGTTTGGCACTAACATTTGTTACGTTAACCATTCCTATTCAGTTTAACGGAAACCAGATTACTCTTTTCTGGGCTGCAGAAGTAGTTTTATTATTTTGGTTATCTAAAAAATCTAAAATTGAATCTTTTAAATTTGGTGCAATTATAGTACAAGTTTTATCTATTATTAGTTTGCTGCTAGATTGGGAATTGTACGCGTATTCAGAAGAATTATCGGTAGTTTTTAATCCGTTATTTATAGCTGGTTTTGTAGTTAGTGTCTCTCTATTTTTAACCTATTGGTTATTAAAAAAAGAAGGAAATATGGTTACTAAATATTTCACTTTAAAGATAAACGTTTACAAGAAAATTGTATTTATTGCTTTTGTTTTAGTTGCGTATTTTACAGGTGCTTTAGAAATTGATTATCAGGCTCATCAATTTTTAGAAAACACTGCATCTGCATTATCTTTTCCTGTTGCATATCATTTTGTATTTGTGGCACTCTTACTATTTTTTACAGAAAAATTAAAGCAGAAAAACATAGAAAAAGCAATCTTATTAATCAGTTGCATTTCAATTTTCGTTTATATAGGTAACTTCTACAAGCTACCAACAGATGAAGTTGCAGAAAACCTTGCCCTTTCTATACATAGCAATTATGCTTTCTATTTGCATTATATAATTTTAGCATGTCTTATTTATTTTGGAGTTCAATTATTTAAAAAGACAACTACTTTATTTAACATAAAACCGAAACAAAGTAAATGGCTGCCTTGGGTATTTGTATTTGCTATTGTGTACACATTAAGTAATGAAGTGATGGTACATGGAGTTCATTTTTCTGATAATTCATCAATTATTACTGAGTTAAATGCACAAACAAATGATTACTCAAAATACGATATTATAGATAACAAAATAGATGCAGTACAAGACCAAATAATTAAAATTGGGTATCCTATTTTATGGGGAATTTTCTCCTTTATATTCTTAATTATCGGAATTAAGAAACAGTGGAAAAACTTAAGAATTATTGCACTTTCTTTATTAGGAATAACCATTATAAAACTATTTGCGTACGATATTAAAAATGCTTCTGAAACAGGAAAAATAGTCGCCTTTATATTATTAGGTGTTTTAATCTTGATTATTTCGTTTGTGTATCAGAAAATTAAAAAATTAGTAAATGACAAAACTCAAGAAGATGAAGAGATATAG
- the glpQ gene encoding glycerophosphodiester phosphodiesterase, producing MNSISLFLIGLLLFSCNSPKKETNMDTKIVIAHRGASGYLPEHTMEAKAMAYAMNPHFIEQDLVLSKDNVPIVIHDIYLDDVTDVAVKFADRKRKDNRFYVIDFTFDELQTLKVTERFNHETGEQFYPNRYPKGKGNFKLHSFEEEIELIQGLNKATGKNIGIYPEIKEPAFHQKEGRKITEIVLEILADYGYKTKKDNCILQCFDAAELERIRVALKSDLFLVQLIEFEEEAKQLTHFATYADGIGPWYKQILDKKVGEKWQFTTLVSDAHKLGLKVHPYTFRADSLDEFTTFDQMMETLLIEANIDGAFTDFPDLVVNFLKEK from the coding sequence ATGAACTCAATTTCATTATTTTTGATTGGTTTGCTACTTTTTTCTTGCAATTCACCTAAAAAAGAAACGAATATGGATACTAAAATAGTGATTGCTCACAGAGGTGCTTCTGGTTATTTGCCAGAACATACTATGGAAGCCAAAGCGATGGCGTATGCTATGAATCCTCATTTTATTGAGCAAGATTTGGTGTTGAGTAAAGACAATGTACCTATTGTAATTCATGATATTTATTTAGATGATGTAACGGATGTTGCTGTAAAATTTGCTGATAGAAAAAGAAAAGACAATCGATTTTATGTGATAGATTTTACTTTTGATGAATTGCAAACGCTAAAGGTAACGGAGCGTTTTAATCATGAAACAGGCGAACAGTTTTACCCAAACCGTTACCCGAAGGGAAAAGGGAATTTTAAACTGCATTCTTTTGAAGAAGAAATAGAACTGATACAAGGTTTAAATAAAGCTACTGGAAAGAATATCGGAATTTATCCAGAAATTAAAGAACCAGCTTTTCATCAAAAAGAAGGAAGAAAGATAACCGAAATTGTTTTAGAGATACTTGCTGATTACGGTTACAAAACAAAAAAGGATAATTGCATTTTACAATGTTTTGATGCAGCAGAGCTAGAGAGAATTCGTGTAGCATTAAAATCTGACTTATTTTTGGTGCAATTAATAGAATTTGAAGAAGAAGCAAAACAATTGACACATTTTGCAACGTATGCAGACGGAATAGGTCCTTGGTACAAGCAAATATTAGATAAAAAAGTAGGAGAGAAGTGGCAGTTTACCACATTAGTTTCCGATGCGCATAAATTGGGTTTAAAAGTGCATCCTTATACTTTTAGAGCCGATTCTTTAGATGAGTTCACTACCTTTGACCAGATGATGGAAACACTCTTAATAGAAGCAAATATTGATGGTGCTTTTACAGATTTTCCAGATTTGGTAGTCAATTTTTTAAAAGAAAAGTAA
- a CDS encoding chloride channel protein, which produces MPTTKNIYRKILIWRYKYISEKQFIYILSILVGFLAGFGAVILKNLTHFFQHLLEGNLVRDYHHAFYFLFPIIGLTIVYFIIKYVIRNKVSHGIPSTLYAISKRKGIMKRYQMFGSILTAPITVGFGGSVGLEGPTVATGAAISSNVARLFHLNQTSRTLLIGCASAAALSAIFKAPIAAIIFAIEVFSLDLTIASMMPLLLASLSAIITSRFFFGSDVLLPFEITDVFTIGNIPYYLILATATGLASIYFTEVYDRIQKLFDKIDSPVKRLLVGGIGLGVLIFFIPPLYGEGFEVINNLIAGNPQEALKNNFMNLDLTNVWVVIILLFGLVLFKVIASALTFGAGGVGGIFAPTLFMGSLLGNCVSKIINTTGLSNVSESNFTLVGMAGLMAGVLHAPLTAIFLIAELTGGYELFIPLMLTATISYLIAKYVHPYSVYAMQLGRKGELITHNKDHAVLTLMDINRVIENNFVPVYSDMDLESMVKQAVVKSNRNIFPVINKKNNKLTGIILLDDLRPIMFDQTLYKTIFARDIMQHPPEIIIIGLDKMTDIMRKFKESGAWNLPVVKEGKYIGFISKSKLLTAYRNKLIEVTS; this is translated from the coding sequence GTGCCAACAACAAAAAACATTTACAGAAAAATATTAATTTGGAGATATAAATACATCTCTGAAAAGCAATTCATATACATACTTAGCATCCTTGTTGGTTTTTTAGCAGGTTTTGGAGCTGTTATTTTAAAAAATTTAACACACTTTTTTCAGCATCTTTTAGAAGGAAATCTGGTAAGAGATTATCACCATGCTTTTTACTTTCTTTTTCCGATTATTGGTTTAACAATTGTATATTTTATCATAAAATATGTGATTAGAAACAAGGTAAGTCACGGTATTCCTTCTACGCTATATGCTATTTCCAAAAGAAAAGGAATTATGAAGCGTTACCAAATGTTTGGTTCTATTTTAACAGCGCCAATTACCGTTGGTTTTGGTGGTTCTGTTGGACTAGAGGGACCAACTGTTGCAACAGGTGCAGCAATTAGCTCTAATGTTGCCAGGTTGTTTCATTTAAATCAGACTTCAAGAACCTTATTAATTGGTTGTGCATCTGCCGCTGCGCTTTCAGCCATATTTAAAGCACCAATTGCCGCTATTATTTTTGCCATAGAAGTATTTAGCTTAGACTTAACAATTGCCTCTATGATGCCTTTACTTTTAGCGTCATTATCTGCAATTATAACCTCTCGTTTCTTTTTTGGTTCTGATGTTTTACTTCCGTTTGAAATAACGGATGTTTTTACAATTGGCAACATTCCTTATTACTTAATTTTAGCAACAGCAACAGGCTTAGCTTCTATTTACTTTACCGAGGTTTATGATAGAATTCAGAAACTTTTTGACAAAATAGACTCTCCAGTAAAACGTTTATTAGTTGGTGGAATTGGTTTAGGAGTATTAATTTTTTTTATTCCGCCTTTATATGGTGAGGGTTTTGAGGTTATTAATAATTTAATTGCAGGAAACCCACAAGAAGCTTTAAAAAACAACTTTATGAACTTAGATTTAACTAATGTTTGGGTTGTTATTATCTTATTATTTGGCTTAGTTTTATTTAAAGTGATTGCAAGTGCCTTAACTTTTGGCGCAGGTGGAGTTGGTGGTATTTTTGCACCTACTTTATTTATGGGAAGTCTTTTAGGAAATTGTGTTTCTAAAATAATTAATACTACTGGTTTATCTAATGTTTCTGAAAGTAATTTTACTTTGGTAGGAATGGCTGGCTTAATGGCAGGGGTGCTACATGCTCCTTTAACTGCTATCTTTTTAATTGCGGAATTAACTGGAGGCTATGAACTTTTTATTCCGTTAATGCTAACCGCTACAATTTCTTACCTAATAGCTAAATATGTACATCCATATTCTGTGTACGCAATGCAGTTAGGTAGAAAAGGAGAATTAATTACACATAACAAAGACCATGCTGTCTTAACTTTAATGGATATTAATAGAGTTATTGAAAATAATTTTGTTCCTGTTTATTCAGATATGGATTTAGAAAGTATGGTTAAACAAGCAGTTGTAAAATCTAACAGAAATATTTTCCCTGTAATTAATAAGAAAAATAATAAACTAACAGGTATTATTTTACTAGACGATTTAAGACCTATTATGTTTGATCAAACCTTATATAAAACCATTTTTGCTAGAGATATTATGCAGCATCCTCCAGAAATAATTATCATAGGTCTAGATAAAATGACAGATATTATGAGGAAGTTTAAAGAAAGTGGTGCTTGGAACTTACCAGTTGTTAAAGAAGGAAAATATATTGGTTTTATCTCTAAATCAAAATTATTAACGGCTTACAGAAATAAACTAATAGAAGTTACGTCATAA
- a CDS encoding glycerate kinase: MKIVLAPDKFKNSLTGLEFCTIVEKGILEEFPNTEILKLPLADGGDGTIEIVEYYLKGRTINVKVNNPFFETINATYIYSEKTKTAFIEMAEASGLKLLKPAQFDCKNATTLGTGEMIVEAINKGAKTIIIGIGGSATNDCGIGMATALGYQFLDENNKKVKPIGANLSNIKSIDVTNVHPKLSAVDFKIACDVTNPLYGKNGAAYVYGSQKGASKDEIIMLDKGLQDFPEILNAIFTIDVQSVKGAGAAGGMGIASKLFLNGTLEPGIQLIKNIANFDAQIEGADWIITGEGKLDTQTMSGKTIQGVLTSAVAKKIKVAAFCGAIDLDGKQPEDFGIQYTDAVINYAKDLEDSMKNSAKYLNLLSRKFALKKN, encoded by the coding sequence ATGAAAATAGTACTAGCTCCAGATAAATTTAAAAACTCTTTAACAGGGTTAGAGTTTTGCACTATTGTTGAAAAAGGAATTTTAGAAGAATTCCCGAATACAGAAATTCTTAAATTACCACTAGCAGATGGTGGTGATGGTACTATTGAAATTGTAGAATACTACCTAAAAGGACGTACCATAAATGTAAAAGTGAATAACCCTTTTTTTGAAACTATAAATGCAACTTACATTTATTCAGAAAAAACAAAAACAGCTTTTATTGAAATGGCAGAAGCTTCTGGCCTTAAACTTTTAAAACCAGCACAATTCGATTGTAAAAATGCCACTACCTTAGGTACAGGAGAAATGATTGTTGAAGCGATTAATAAGGGTGCTAAAACTATTATTATAGGTATTGGAGGCAGTGCAACCAACGATTGCGGTATAGGAATGGCAACGGCTTTGGGTTATCAGTTTTTAGATGAAAATAATAAAAAAGTAAAACCTATTGGCGCAAATTTATCGAATATAAAATCGATAGATGTTACTAATGTTCATCCTAAATTAAGCGCTGTAGATTTTAAAATAGCTTGCGATGTTACCAACCCATTATACGGAAAAAATGGTGCAGCCTATGTTTATGGTTCACAAAAAGGAGCCTCGAAAGACGAAATTATAATGTTAGATAAAGGCTTACAAGATTTTCCTGAAATTCTAAATGCTATTTTCACAATCGATGTTCAGTCTGTAAAAGGTGCTGGTGCTGCAGGTGGAATGGGAATTGCTAGTAAATTATTCTTAAACGGAACTTTAGAACCTGGTATTCAATTGATAAAAAATATCGCAAATTTTGATGCTCAAATTGAAGGTGCAGATTGGATTATTACTGGTGAAGGAAAACTAGACACACAAACTATGTCTGGCAAAACAATTCAAGGCGTGTTGACTTCCGCAGTAGCCAAAAAAATAAAAGTTGCTGCTTTTTGTGGCGCTATAGATTTAGACGGAAAACAACCAGAAGATTTTGGAATTCAATATACCGATGCTGTTATAAATTACGCGAAGGACTTAGAAGATTCTATGAAAAATAGTGCAAAATACCTAAATTTATTATCAAGAAAATTCGCACTAAAAAAAAATTAA